The Agromyces sp. 3263 DNA segment CACCACCGCGGAGCCACCACTCGCCCGCCGTCGCGATGGCACCGCCGGCCGGACCGGCGAGCCCACGATCGGGATCGAGTCCCGATCGGTCGCCCGCCCCGGGAGTGGAGGTCGCGGCATTCGGCACGTTCGGGTCGCGCTCCTCGCCTGCGCCCGGACGCGAGTAGTCGGGCACGAGGCCCCGACCTGGCGTCGGCTCGAACGGCACCCAGCCGATGCCGTCGAAGTAGAGCTCGGGCCACGAGTGCAGGTCGTGGGAGTCCACCTCGACGCGCTGCACGCCCTCGACGCGCTCTTCGGTCGGCGAGCCCTGCGTGTAGCCGATGGAGATGCGGGCGGGGATGCCGACCTCGCGGGCGAGCACCGCCATCGTCGAGGCGAAGTGCACGCAGTAGCCCTCCTTCACCTCGAGGAACTTCGCGATCACGTCGAAGCCACCGCCGTCGAAGCCCTCCTCGACGGGGGCGTCGGTGGAGTAGTCGAAGTCCACGCCGCGCAGGTACGCCTGGATCGCGACGGCGGCGTCGTACTTCGAGGCGCTCCCGGCGGTGACGGATGCCGCGGTGTCGGTGATGATCGCCGGCATCTCCTCGGGGAGTGCCAGGTAGGGCGCGAGGTTCTCGGGCACGTCGGGGTCGGCCTCGCGCAGCTGCTTCGGGGTCGGTGCCACGTCGAGGCGGGTGACGCGGTAGCGCTGGCCGTCGGTGTCCGCGTCGACGCTGCGCACCGTGAGCGAGTCGTCCTCCCAGAACCACGACCCGGCGAGGCCCTCGATGCTCGAGGTCGGGTACGGCACGGGCAGCCAGGTCGTGCGCACGTCGTCGATGACCACGTCGATCGGATGCTCCGACGTCTCGACCGCGCGGGACAGCCCGCGCGGGCGCGGCAGCGCGTCGACCGTGTTGTCGCCGTCCACGGCGCGCTCGGTCGCGCTCCAGACCTCGCCCTCGAACCGGTCGAGCGTGAGCAGCGTGAAGTAGGGCCGGTCGCCGTCCCGCGCGAGGTAGTGGAACGCGGGACTCGCCTCCGGGCGGCGGAGGTCGCGGCCGAGGTCGATGAACGGGCTGACGCCCCGGGCGAACAGGGTGCCCTGCGACGGCGAGCCGAGGAGCAGGCTCGTGGAGATGCTCGGCGTGGACGCTGCGAGCACCGACGCGGCCAGCAGGCCGACGGCCGCGAGCCCGAGCGAGGCGCCGAGGGTCGAGACGATGGGCACGCGCTTGGGCGCGATGACCGTGGCGACCTCGCTGCCCTCGTCGCCGGCGTCGAGGCGGGCCCTGCGGCGCACGCGCACGTCGACCCGGAGGAGCAGGAGGTAGGCCGCGGCGGTGAGCACGAGCGTGGGCAGCTCGGCACCGGCCTCGATGATGAAGCCCGGGATGAGGATGGGCACCAGCGCCGGCACCGCGGCGAGCGCCGGCATCCGCAGCGTCTGCACTAGGACGTCCATCAGGATCGCGAGGACGCCGACGCCGAGTGCGAGGACGAACGACAAGGCGGGCACGGTGATCGCCGGCACGGCCTGCTGCTCGATCGTGCGCTGGGCGCCCCCGAGGAGCTCGCCGAACGTCTCGAACGTGCCCTGCGTCGGGATGAGGAGCGCGAAGCTCGTCGAGCCGCCGAAGAGGAGCGTGAGCAGCAGGACGAGCACCCCCGCCTCGAGCACCGGCACGAGCGACGGCGGCGTGCGCAGCGCCCGGAGTCCGAAGCCCGAGAAGAGCGTGCCCGCGGCGACGAACGCGCACAGCCACCACCAGCCACTGCCCGCGATGAGGGGACCCAGGGCCATCGTGGCGATCACGAGCACGAGGAACGAGGACAGCGTCAGCGCGAGGCGCTGCGCGCGCGAGAGGGGGGCCGGTTCAGGTCGCATCGCCCACCGCCCCGTCGACCGTGCTATCGCGGTCATCGAGCACATCGCGGGCGTCGAGGGCGGTGCCACCCGAGCCGTGGCCGCGGGCCGTCACCGCCACTCCGGCCCAGGCGTCGCCGATGTCGCCGGGCCTGCGCACCCGCACGATGCGCCAGTCCGCCTCCTCGAGCGCATCGAGCACCCGCTTCGACGTGGTCTCCGCAGCGAACGCGACCGCGGGCTCGAACATCGGCCGCAACGCCACGAGATTGGCGGCGTCCTGCTCGTCGGGATCGACGAGCACGGCGAATCCCGGCGCCCGCGCCTCGCGCGCCCGCGGACGGGACTCCCGGCCGGCGGTCGCGGCGCCCTCATGCGGAGCGGCACGCCCGGGCTCGTCGAGCCGGGCGAGGTCCTCGAGCAGCACGCGGTCGCCGCCCGGCATCCGGTAGCCGCCGTCGAGGGCGCTCCCCGGGACGATGCCGCGTTCGGGGTCGACGACCTGGGTGCAGCGCACCTGGAAGCCCCGCTCGAGCAGGTGCACGCCGATCGACGCGGCCACCTCGATGCCGAGCTCGAAGGCGTGGTGCGGGCGATCGTCGTGCTCGCGCCGCAACGACGACACGTGCGGACGACCGGCCATCGTCGTGTCGAGCAGGATCCGCGCCTCGGGATCGCCGCGCTGCTCCTCCTCGCGGACCATGAGCTCGCCGCGCCGCGCCGTGGCCGCCCAGTTCACCCGGCGGAGCGGGTCTCCGTAGCGGTACTCGCGGGCGATCAGCTCGTCGGAGTTCGGATGCGACCGCCGCTGCAGTCCGTGCACGACCCCGTCGATCGAGGCGGCGCTGCCGAGCGCGGCCTCGAGCGGCGTGACCCGCGGCGTCACCACCAGCTCGTGCCCCGTGCCGATCTCGCGGTCGATCCTTGCCAGCCCGAAGGGATCGGTGATGCCGACGCGCAGCGGTCCGACCGAGACGACGCCGCGCCGCGGCATCCGGAGCCGGTACTCGAGCCGCACCGTGTCGTCCCCCGATGGGAGCACCCCCTCGTACGGGCCGATCGCGGGCAGGATCGCCTCGGGCGGCGCGGTGACGCCTGCGGGCGCCGTGTCGCGCCAGTGCGCGCCGTCGAAGGTGCGGCGTCCGCGGTTCTTCACGACGAGCGACACGCGCGTCGAGCCTCCGGCCGCCACGACCGGCGGGGCGAACGCCCGGGTGACCGCGAGCCGGGGCGTGCGGACGACCACGAACACCGCGGCCGCGGCGGGCATCGCGATGCCCACGAAGGCGAGCAGCAGGATGTCGCGCAGGTCGAACCACAGCGACACCGCGAGCAGCGCCACGCCCACCACGACCAGCGTGCCCCCACGACGCGTGAGTCGCGGCCAGGCCGAGACGCGAAGGGGACGCGGGCGGGACATGTCAGTTCCTTCGTGCGCTGCCGACCGGAACCGGCGTCTCCCCCACGATGCGGCGCACGATGGCGTCGATGAGCGGCCCGCTGTCGCGGTCGTGCGAGCCGACGGCCCGGCTCGTGGGCACGAGCCGATGGGCGAGCACGGGCACGGCGAGCGCGTCGACGTCGTCGGGCAGCACGAAGTCGCGTCCGTGCATGGCGGCGTGGGCCTTCGCCGCGCGGATCAGCTGCAGGGTGGCGCGGGGGCTCGCGCCGAGCCGCAGCTGTCGATCCTCGCGAGTGGCGCGGGCGAGCTGCACCGCGTACTCCTTGACGGGCTGGGAGGTGAAGACGTGCTGCACGGCCGCGATCATGTCGCGCAGCTCGGCGAGCGTGACGACCGGCCCGAGTCGGTCGAGGGGGCTCGACGTCTCGCGCTGGGAGAGCATGGCGATCTCGTCGGTGGGCGACGGGTAGCCCATCGAGACGCGCGCCATGAATCGGTCGCGCTGCGCCTCGGGCAGCGGGTAGGTGCCCTCCATCTCGACCGGGTTCTGCGTGGCGACGACGGTGAACGGCGGCTCGAGCACGTACGTCGTGCCGTCGGCCGTGACCTGTCGCTCCTCCATGCACTCGAGGAGGGCGGACTGCGTCTTGGGGCTCGCGCGGTTGATCTCGTCGCCGATGATGATGTTGGCGAACACCGGCCCGCGCTTGAACTCGAAGCGGCGGCTGGCCTGGTCGAACACCGACACGCCCGTCACGTCGCTCGGCAGCAGGTCGGGCGTGAACTGGATGCGGCTCACCGTGCTGTCGACCGAGCGGGCGAGCGCCTTGGCGAGCATCGTCTTGCCCACGCCGGGCACGTCCTCGATGAGCAGGTGGCCCTCGGCCAGCAGCACGGTGAGCGCCGCGGTGATGGCGTCGCGCTTGCCGGCGATGACGGTCTCGACGTTCTGCACGATGGTGGCCGCGCGCGACCCCACCTCGTCGATGCCCATCACGAGCTCGGGCACGTCGGCCGCGTCGCCGGCGCCACTGAGGGTCACAGCCGCCTCGGTCATGTCGTCATCGCCGCCTGGAGGTAGTCGGAGACGGCGACGGGCACGTAGGGCGCGACGTCGCCGCCGAGGGCGGACACCTGTCGCACGAGCGAGCTCGACACGTGGGCGTTCGCCGGGTCGGGGAGGAGGAAGACGGTCTCGACGCCGGCCAGGTGGCGGTTCACGATCGCCATCGGCGTCTCGTATGCCACGTCGATCTGCGAGCGGATGCCCTTGACGAGCACGGTCGCGCCGACGTCCGTGCAGTAGTCGACCAGGAGCCCCATGCTCCACGACGCGACGACGATGCGACCCTGGATGCCGGCGTCGGCGATCGAGCGCTCGATGAGCGCGACGCGCTGCGCGATCGGCAGGAGGGCTGACTTGTCGGGGTTGTGCACGACGACGACATGCAGCTCGTCGTAGAGCCCCGCGGCCCGCCCGATGACGTCGAGGTGGCCGAGCGTGACGGGGTCGAATGATCCTGGGACGACGGCGATCCGCTGCATACGCACCAGCGTAGTGCGCGGAACTCGGCGCGAAAGGGCCGATCCAGAGTCTCAGCCCTTGCTCAGGAATCCGCTGGCCTCGGCGTCGACACGGCGCCGCACCTCCGCGGCGAGCGCCGCATGCCCGTCGAGGCCCGGATCCGCGGCGAGCACCTCTGCCGCGAGCTCGCGCGCATCGGCGATGACGTCGCCGTCGCGCGCCACGCGGAGCAGCTTGAGCGACGACCTGCCGCCCGACTGGACGGCCCCGAGCACGTCGCCCTCCTGCCTGAGCTCGAGGTCGACGCGGGCGAGCTCGAACCCGTCGAGTGTCGCCGCCACGGCCTCGACCCGCTGCCGTGCGAGCGAGCCCTGCTCGGCCGCGGTGACGAGCAGGCACAGCCCGGGCACGCTCCCCCGGCCCACGCGGCCCCGGAGCTGGTGCAGCTGCGACACCCCGAAGCGGTCGGCGTCGACGACGACCATGGCGCTCGCGTTGGGGACGTCGACCCCCACCTCGATGACGGTGGTGGCGACGAGCACGTCGAGGTCGCCCGCCGCGAACGCGCGCATCGTCGCATCCTTCTCGTCGGCGCTCATGCGGCCGTGCAGTGGCGCGACCCGCGTGCCCGTGAACCGCGGGTGCGCGGTGAGCTCGGCCAGCACCGACGCGACGGATGCCGCGGGGCCTGCACTCTCGGACGCGTCGCCTCCCTCGGCCGACTCGCCGTCGTCTTCGGCGACCTTGGCCTCGATCGCGGGGCACACGACGAATCCCTGACGGCCGAGCTCCACCTCCTCGGCCAGGCGCTCCCAGACCCGCGCGCGCCAGCCCGGCCGGTCGGCGAGCGGCACCACGTGCGACTCGATGCCGGCGCGCCCGGCGGGCAGTTCCCGGATCGTCGACACGTCCAGGTCGCCGAACACCGTCATCGCCACCGTGCGCGGAATGGGCGTGGCGGTGAGCACCAGCACGTGCGGCGGATGCTGCCCCTTGAGCCGCAGCGCCTCGCGCTGCTCGACGCCGAACCGGTGCTGCTCGTCGACGACCACGAGGCCGAGGTCGGCGAACGAGACGTTGTCGCCGATGAGCGCGTGCGTGCCCACGACGATGCGCGACTGCCCGGCCGCGGCGCGCAGCAGCGCCTTGCGCCGTTCGGCGGTGGCCAGCTGCCCGGTCAACAGGGTCGGCACCAGCGCGGCAGACAGCTCGGGGCCGAGCATGCGCACCATGGAGCGCAGGTGCTGGGCCGCGAGCACCTCGGTGGGCGCCAGCAGCGCCGACTGCCCGCCGGAGTCTGCCACGGCGAGCATGGCGCGCAGGGCGACCACCGTCTTGCCCGAGCCCACCTCGCCCTGCACGAGCCGGTTCATCGGCACGGGCTGCTCGAGGTCGTCGGCGATCTCCGCCCCCACCGACTGCTGGTCGCCCGTGAGCGTGAACGGCAGCGACGCGTCGAACCGCTCGAGCAGGCCGCCGGGCGACGGATGTCGCGCGGTCGTCGAGTGCGCACGAAGCTCGGCTCGGCGCAGGAGCAGTGCGGTCTGCAGCACGAACGCCTCGGTGAAGCGCAGCGTGCGACGAGCGGCCTTCCAGTCGGCCTCGACCTCGGGGCGGTGGATGGCCTCGAAGGCGCGTCGCTGGTCGAGGAGCGACCGCGCCGCGCGCACGGCGGCGGGGACCGGATCGTCGACCTCGCCCAGGCCGTCGAGCAGCAGTTCGATCGACTTCGCCAGCTGCCAGCTCGCCAGCGTGCTCGTCGCCGGGTAGATGGGGATGGGCGCCTCGGCCCAGCGCTTGGCCGCGGCCGCATCCGCCGTGATGGGCGTCGCGTCGTCGAACAGCTCGTAGTCGGGGTGGGCCAGCTGCCGGTTGCCCCGGTAGTCGCCGACCTTGCCCGCGAAGATGCCGCGGCGCCCCGGACGCAGGTCGTTCTCGCGCCACTTCTGGTTGAAGAACGTGAGCGTCAGGATGCCGGTGCCGTCGGAGATCTTCGCCTCGAGGATCGAGCCGCGGCGCTGGCGCATCTCGCGCACGCGCACCTCGAGCACCTCGGCGACGATCGTGACGTTCTCGTCGAGGGGCAGGCTCGCGAGTGCCGTGAGCTCGCCCCGGAGCGCGTACCGCCGCGGGTAGTGGCCGAGCATCTCGCCGACCGTGCGGTAGCCGAACGCGCGCTCCACCGCCTGCGCCGTGCGCCCGCCGAGCGCGCCCGAGAGCCGGGTGTCGAGGGTGAACCGGCCGGCGCCAGCGGCATCCGCTCCTTCGGCCGTCATGCCTCGATCGTAGGCTCCCCCGCCGACTCCGCGCCCGCCAGCTCGGCCAGCTCGGCCTGCACGTACGGGTCGTCGGGGCGTGCCCTGGCGAGTTCGCGCTGGAGGTCGAGCGCCTCCTCCGTGCGACCGAGCGTGCGCAGGCACCGGGCGACCGACCAGCGGGCGACGTGCTGCTGCTCGGCGGTGCCGTAGCGGTCGGCCGACTCCACCGCCTGCTCGAATTGCGCGAGGGCGGCCTCAGCGCGGCCGGCGTCGTGCATCGTCCAGCCGAGGTTGTTGTGCAGGGCGACCCCCCACCGCAGCACGCGGGGGTCGCGTGAGGTCGAGAGCACGTCGAGGCCCTCGGCCGCCCACTCCTCCTCGTGGCCCTCATCGTTCAGCGCGAGCATGTGCAGGGCGTCGAGCACGAGGAACGGCGACCCGGCGACGGCGGCCTCGCGCACGCCGCGGGTGAGCTCGGGCACCGCCTCGGGACGCCGGTCGGCAGCGGCGAGGATGCGGCCCCGCTCGATCGCGACGCGGGCCCTGACCTCGGCGGCGTCGCGCTCGGGGTCCTCGGCGGGGATGCCCTCGGCCGCCACGGCGTCGAGCACCGCGAGCGCCTCGGCGGTGCGGCCCTGGATGCCGAGCGCTCTCGCCAGCTGGGTGGCGAGCACCGCGCGCACATGCGCCGGATGGGTGTCGTCGTCGGCAGCCTCCCGGAATCGCTCCTCGCTCGCCGCCGGGTCGCTGAAGTCCCAGAGGCGGTCGATCATCTGCTGTTCGTCCCCGCGGTGTCGGGACGGTTCGGCGGGCACCTGGTCGGTCGAGTCATCCACCCCTCCATCATGGCAGCGGCGGAGGCGCCCTCGCGCGGGCATGACACCGCACGTCCGCGTCGATATGCTGCCGGGAGCATGACCCGCATCATCGCCGGATCCGCCGGCTCGCTCACTCTCGCCGTGCCGCGCTCCGGCACGCGGCCCACGAGCGACCGCGTGCGCGAGGCGATCTTCTCCGCCCTCGAGTCCCGCGACGCCATCGACGGGTCGGCCGTGCTCGACCTCTACGCCGGCTCCGGCGCGCTCGGCCTCGAGGCCGCCTCGCGCGGCGCCGCGGAGGTCGTGCTCGTCGAGAAGGCCAAGCCCGCGGCCGACGTGTGCCGGCGGAACGCCGACGCGGTGGGGCGCGCGATGCGCGGGGCCGGCCCCCGCATCCGCGTGGTCGTGCGCGGCGTGGCCTCGTACCTCGAGACCGCATCGGGCGGGTTCGACCTCGTCTTCATCGACCCGCCCTACGACCTCGGCGAGGGGGCGCTCGCCCACGACCTCGCGCTCCTCGCGCCGCTGCTCTCCCGCCACGCCATCGTGGTCGTCGAACGGAGCTCCCGCTCTCCCGAGCCGGCCTGGCCCGAGGGCATCGTTCCCGACCGGCGCCGCGACTACGGCGAGACGACCCTGTGGTGGGCCGAGCGCGCTCGGGCTCTCGATACGCCCGCTCCGGATCAGCCCGCTTCGGGTCAGCCGGCTCGTCCGTCCCAGCCGGAATAGGGGTCCCACCCGTCCGAGCCGGCGTCGCGGCCGTCGACGAGCACCTCCCCGTCACCCGCGACCACCCGGCCGACGGCCTCGAACGGCGCGGGCAGCGCCACGCCTGCGGGGAAGGTGGCGAGCAGGCCGTGGTCCTCGCCGCCCGCCATGGCGACCCGCACGTCGGGGCCGAGTGCGGCGGCGGCGAAGTCGAACGACACCCCGCTCGCCTCCGCGACCCGGCGCGCGTCGCGTGCGAGCCCGTCGGAGACGTCGAGCATCGACGTGGCTCCCGCGATGGCGGCGACGACCCCCGCGAACACCGGCGGCTCGGGCGCCAGCTGGGCACGCACGAGTTCGGGATGCCGGGCGCGCACCGCGGCGGCGCGATCGGGATCGGGCTCGCCCGCGGCATCCACCCCCTCGGCGAACAGGAGCGCGAGACCGCGTGCCGCATCGCCGCGTGCACCGGCGTGCGCCACGATGTCACCCACGCGCGCGCCCGAACGGAGGATCGGCGCGCGTCCTTCGAGGTCGCCGAAGGCGGTCACGGCGATCGTGAGCACCGTCGACGCGGACAGGTCGCCGCCCACCACGCCGGCGCCCGGCGCGAGTGCGGCAAGTCCCTCGCGCATGCCCGCGGCGATGCCCTCGAGCACCGACACGGGCGTCGTCGGTGGTGCGGCGATCGCGACGACCAGGGCGGTGGGCCGAGCGCCCATCGCGGCGACATCGGTCAGGTTGGTCGCTGCAGCCTTCCAGCCCAGCTCGAACGGCGTCGACCAAGCGAGGCGGAAGTCGGGTCCGTGCACGAGCAGGTCGGTCGTGACCACGAAGCGCCCGTCGGCCGCAGCCACGACGGCCGCGTCGTCGCCGGCGCCGAGCAGGGCCGCGTCCCCGGGCGCCAGCCGCGGCAGGATGCGCGCCAGCACGGCCGATTCGCCCAGTTCGCCGACGGTGGCCCCAGCCGGGCGCGCAGCTCGTTCCATGCCACTCACGGTAGCCTGATCCGGATGCCCCACCCAGACGCCTCCCCCTCGCGCCGCGGGCTGCGGCGGGTCGCCCTCGCCGGCGGTCTCGCCCTCGCCGCGACCGTCGCGTTCGCCGGATGCAGCCAGGCCGTCGCCTTCGACGCCGCCCCGTCGGCGAGCGACCCCGACTGCGCCGCCGTGGTCGTGCGCCTGCCCGACACCGTCGCCGGGCTCGAGAAGCGCGACACCGACGCACAGGGCACCGGCGCGTGGGGCCAGCCCGCGTCCGTACTGCTGCGATGCGGCGTCGAGCCGCTCGGCCCGACCACCGACCGCTGCGTCAGCGTCGACGGCGTCGACTGGGTCATCGACGAGTCGGATGCCCCGAACTACCTCTTCACGACCTACGGCCGCACGCCCACCGTCGAGGTGCTCATCGACAACGAGGCGGTCTCGGGCACCACCGCGATCTCCGACCTCTCGGCCGCCGTCGGCGTCATCCCCGCCGAGGGCGGCTGCGTCGGCCTCGACGACGCCGGCTAGCGGGCGCCCCTGGCGTGGCCGACCTGGATCAGCTCGTCGATGAGCTCGGGGTAGCTCAGGCCCGTCTGGAGCCAGCAGGTCGGGAACATCGAGATGGGCGTGAAGCCGGGCATCGTGTTGACCTCGTTGACGACGTAGCCGTCGTCGGTGAGGAACACGTCGACGCGGGCCAGCCCCTCGGCCCCGATGGCCTCGAACGCCCGCCGCGCGACCCGCTGCAGCTCGAACAGCTCGCCGTCGCCGAGATCGGCCGGGCAGATCAGGTCGACGCCGGGCGCGTCGAGGTACTTCGCCTCGAAGTCGTAGAAGTCTCGGCCCGTGACGACGACCTCACCCGCGACGCTCACGCGAACCTCGCCCGCCTCGCGACCCTCGAGCACGCCGCACTCGATCTCGCGGCCGACCACCGCCGACTCGACGAGGACGGTGCGGTCCTCCGCGAACGCGGTGTCGAGGGCCTCGTGCAGCTCCGCCCAGTCCGCGACCTTGCTCACCCCGACGGAGGATCCCGCCCGAGCCGGCTTCACGAACACCGGCAGGCCCAGGCTGTGCACCCTGCGCTTCCAGAGCTCGGGGTCCGATGCCAGCCCCGCACGCGTGAGCGTGACCCAGGGCGCCACCTGGATGCCCGCGCCCTCGAGCACGGTCTTCGTGACGTGCTTGTCCATGCCGATCGCCGATGACAGCACGCCGTTCCCGACGTACGGCAGGCCGACGAGCTCCAGGAGGCCCTGCACCGTGCCGTCCTCGCCGAACCGGCCGTGCAGGATCGGGAACACCACGTCGACGTCGCCGAGCGAGCGCTCGCCCGCGGCATCCGTCACCGTCAGCGCCCGCGAAGCGGTGCTCTCGGGCCAGCGCACGCGCGTGCCGTTGTCGACGACCTCGGGGAGGTGCTCGGGATCGAGGGCGAACCGATCGGGGTCGTCGGCCTCGAGCACGAACGCGCCGTCGCGGGTGATCCCGACGGGGATCACCTC contains these protein-coding regions:
- the coaD gene encoding pantetheine-phosphate adenylyltransferase — its product is MQRIAVVPGSFDPVTLGHLDVIGRAAGLYDELHVVVVHNPDKSALLPIAQRVALIERSIADAGIQGRIVVASWSMGLLVDYCTDVGATVLVKGIRSQIDVAYETPMAIVNRHLAGVETVFLLPDPANAHVSSSLVRQVSALGGDVAPYVPVAVSDYLQAAMTT
- a CDS encoding DUF3488 and transglutaminase-like domain-containing protein; protein product: MRPEPAPLSRAQRLALTLSSFLVLVIATMALGPLIAGSGWWWLCAFVAAGTLFSGFGLRALRTPPSLVPVLEAGVLVLLLTLLFGGSTSFALLIPTQGTFETFGELLGGAQRTIEQQAVPAITVPALSFVLALGVGVLAILMDVLVQTLRMPALAAVPALVPILIPGFIIEAGAELPTLVLTAAAYLLLLRVDVRVRRRARLDAGDEGSEVATVIAPKRVPIVSTLGASLGLAAVGLLAASVLAASTPSISTSLLLGSPSQGTLFARGVSPFIDLGRDLRRPEASPAFHYLARDGDRPYFTLLTLDRFEGEVWSATERAVDGDNTVDALPRPRGLSRAVETSEHPIDVVIDDVRTTWLPVPYPTSSIEGLAGSWFWEDDSLTVRSVDADTDGQRYRVTRLDVAPTPKQLREADPDVPENLAPYLALPEEMPAIITDTAASVTAGSASKYDAAVAIQAYLRGVDFDYSTDAPVEEGFDGGGFDVIAKFLEVKEGYCVHFASTMAVLAREVGIPARISIGYTQGSPTEERVEGVQRVEVDSHDLHSWPELYFDGIGWVPFEPTPGRGLVPDYSRPGAGEERDPNVPNAATSTPGAGDRSGLDPDRGLAGPAGGAIATAGEWWLRGGALALIALVVLLTPAAFRLSQRMSRRGRIRRGERPADAAWDELVATALDLGAGGGEAETARAFAARIAEREAFAADPDLQAALLRLRDAVERERYGRTRGAADRQLADDLGSVRSALLTDATTGERARALFAPRSLFDRVRRALGDRTAAGA
- a CDS encoding AAA family ATPase — encoded protein: MTEAAVTLSGAGDAADVPELVMGIDEVGSRAATIVQNVETVIAGKRDAITAALTVLLAEGHLLIEDVPGVGKTMLAKALARSVDSTVSRIQFTPDLLPSDVTGVSVFDQASRRFEFKRGPVFANIIIGDEINRASPKTQSALLECMEERQVTADGTTYVLEPPFTVVATQNPVEMEGTYPLPEAQRDRFMARVSMGYPSPTDEIAMLSQRETSSPLDRLGPVVTLAELRDMIAAVQHVFTSQPVKEYAVQLARATREDRQLRLGASPRATLQLIRAAKAHAAMHGRDFVLPDDVDALAVPVLAHRLVPTSRAVGSHDRDSGPLIDAIVRRIVGETPVPVGSARRN
- a CDS encoding tetratricopeptide repeat protein, with amino-acid sequence MDDSTDQVPAEPSRHRGDEQQMIDRLWDFSDPAASEERFREAADDDTHPAHVRAVLATQLARALGIQGRTAEALAVLDAVAAEGIPAEDPERDAAEVRARVAIERGRILAAADRRPEAVPELTRGVREAAVAGSPFLVLDALHMLALNDEGHEEEWAAEGLDVLSTSRDPRVLRWGVALHNNLGWTMHDAGRAEAALAQFEQAVESADRYGTAEQQHVARWSVARCLRTLGRTEEALDLQRELARARPDDPYVQAELAELAGAESAGEPTIEA
- a CDS encoding DUF58 domain-containing protein, whose amino-acid sequence is MSRPRPLRVSAWPRLTRRGGTLVVVGVALLAVSLWFDLRDILLLAFVGIAMPAAAAVFVVVRTPRLAVTRAFAPPVVAAGGSTRVSLVVKNRGRRTFDGAHWRDTAPAGVTAPPEAILPAIGPYEGVLPSGDDTVRLEYRLRMPRRGVVSVGPLRVGITDPFGLARIDREIGTGHELVVTPRVTPLEAALGSAASIDGVVHGLQRRSHPNSDELIAREYRYGDPLRRVNWAATARRGELMVREEEQRGDPEARILLDTTMAGRPHVSSLRREHDDRPHHAFELGIEVAASIGVHLLERGFQVRCTQVVDPERGIVPGSALDGGYRMPGGDRVLLEDLARLDEPGRAAPHEGAATAGRESRPRAREARAPGFAVLVDPDEQDAANLVALRPMFEPAVAFAAETTSKRVLDALEEADWRIVRVRRPGDIGDAWAGVAVTARGHGSGGTALDARDVLDDRDSTVDGAVGDAT
- a CDS encoding DUF3515 domain-containing protein; translated protein: MPHPDASPSRRGLRRVALAGGLALAATVAFAGCSQAVAFDAAPSASDPDCAAVVVRLPDTVAGLEKRDTDAQGTGAWGQPASVLLRCGVEPLGPTTDRCVSVDGVDWVIDESDAPNYLFTTYGRTPTVEVLIDNEAVSGTTAISDLSAAVGVIPAEGGCVGLDDAG
- the rsmD gene encoding 16S rRNA (guanine(966)-N(2))-methyltransferase RsmD, with the protein product MTRIIAGSAGSLTLAVPRSGTRPTSDRVREAIFSALESRDAIDGSAVLDLYAGSGALGLEAASRGAAEVVLVEKAKPAADVCRRNADAVGRAMRGAGPRIRVVVRGVASYLETASGGFDLVFIDPPYDLGEGALAHDLALLAPLLSRHAIVVVERSSRSPEPAWPEGIVPDRRRDYGETTLWWAERARALDTPAPDQPASGQPARPSQPE
- a CDS encoding ATP-dependent DNA helicase RecG gives rise to the protein MTAEGADAAGAGRFTLDTRLSGALGGRTAQAVERAFGYRTVGEMLGHYPRRYALRGELTALASLPLDENVTIVAEVLEVRVREMRQRRGSILEAKISDGTGILTLTFFNQKWRENDLRPGRRGIFAGKVGDYRGNRQLAHPDYELFDDATPITADAAAAKRWAEAPIPIYPATSTLASWQLAKSIELLLDGLGEVDDPVPAAVRAARSLLDQRRAFEAIHRPEVEADWKAARRTLRFTEAFVLQTALLLRRAELRAHSTTARHPSPGGLLERFDASLPFTLTGDQQSVGAEIADDLEQPVPMNRLVQGEVGSGKTVVALRAMLAVADSGGQSALLAPTEVLAAQHLRSMVRMLGPELSAALVPTLLTGQLATAERRKALLRAAAGQSRIVVGTHALIGDNVSFADLGLVVVDEQHRFGVEQREALRLKGQHPPHVLVLTATPIPRTVAMTVFGDLDVSTIRELPAGRAGIESHVVPLADRPGWRARVWERLAEEVELGRQGFVVCPAIEAKVAEDDGESAEGGDASESAGPAASVASVLAELTAHPRFTGTRVAPLHGRMSADEKDATMRAFAAGDLDVLVATTVIEVGVDVPNASAMVVVDADRFGVSQLHQLRGRVGRGSVPGLCLLVTAAEQGSLARQRVEAVAATLDGFELARVDLELRQEGDVLGAVQSGGRSSLKLLRVARDGDVIADARELAAEVLAADPGLDGHAALAAEVRRRVDAEASGFLSKG
- the thiL gene encoding thiamine-phosphate kinase, producing the protein MERAARPAGATVGELGESAVLARILPRLAPGDAALLGAGDDAAVVAAADGRFVVTTDLLVHGPDFRLAWSTPFELGWKAAATNLTDVAAMGARPTALVVAIAAPPTTPVSVLEGIAAGMREGLAALAPGAGVVGGDLSASTVLTIAVTAFGDLEGRAPILRSGARVGDIVAHAGARGDAARGLALLFAEGVDAAGEPDPDRAAAVRARHPELVRAQLAPEPPVFAGVVAAIAGATSMLDVSDGLARDARRVAEASGVSFDFAAAALGPDVRVAMAGGEDHGLLATFPAGVALPAPFEAVGRVVAGDGEVLVDGRDAGSDGWDPYSGWDGRAG
- a CDS encoding D-alanine--D-alanine ligase family protein yields the protein MDKLRVVLLFGGRSSEHSISCATAGGVLRAIDRDRYEVIPVGITRDGAFVLEADDPDRFALDPEHLPEVVDNGTRVRWPESTASRALTVTDAAGERSLGDVDVVFPILHGRFGEDGTVQGLLELVGLPYVGNGVLSSAIGMDKHVTKTVLEGAGIQVAPWVTLTRAGLASDPELWKRRVHSLGLPVFVKPARAGSSVGVSKVADWAELHEALDTAFAEDRTVLVESAVVGREIECGVLEGREAGEVRVSVAGEVVVTGRDFYDFEAKYLDAPGVDLICPADLGDGELFELQRVARRAFEAIGAEGLARVDVFLTDDGYVVNEVNTMPGFTPISMFPTCWLQTGLSYPELIDELIQVGHARGAR